The proteins below come from a single Chryseobacterium capnotolerans genomic window:
- a CDS encoding DUF4280 domain-containing protein has protein sequence MSNSASPHDGKHFVIQKGKAQCNQGDQFPQFKVTTHQKHYWNNEEGQADFLAVTEQDLQFNPQGPSFGKCKLKPTPGGYLPCAYAPAGTWQKIYDKVKVLGNSCVTEISELMCSTGGKIIIMEHGQTASMNKQNVKKADPQEQHNINPFINFKEFQKETEDDEVDAY, from the coding sequence ATGTCTAATTCAGCATCACCACATGACGGAAAACACTTTGTCATTCAGAAAGGAAAAGCACAATGTAATCAGGGTGACCAATTTCCGCAGTTTAAAGTAACTACCCATCAAAAACATTATTGGAATAATGAAGAAGGGCAGGCTGATTTTTTGGCTGTCACTGAACAGGATCTTCAGTTCAATCCCCAAGGCCCTAGTTTTGGAAAATGCAAACTGAAGCCAACACCGGGAGGATATCTTCCCTGTGCCTACGCTCCAGCCGGAACATGGCAGAAAATCTATGATAAAGTAAAGGTATTGGGAAATAGCTGCGTCACAGAAATATCGGAGCTCATGTGTTCTACAGGTGGAAAAATCATCATTATGGAACATGGTCAAACCGCATCGATGAACAAACAGAATGTAAAAAAAGCTGATCCACAGGAACAGCATAACATCAATCCTTTTATAAATTTTAAAGAATTTCAGAAGGAAACAGAAGATGATGAAGTAGACGCCTATTAA